The Paraburkholderia bonniea genome includes a window with the following:
- a CDS encoding potassium channel family protein, which produces MVGCRISRRRIGGSFIWSYRVPQKRPKSRRFRFSRLPRGPWKAPSARTLFTRPAASPQRTLLHRVYLVAGLCVLAFSVLYLDRDGLRDANREVLGIIDLMYFTMVTVATVGYGDIVPVTARARLIDAFFIVPIRIVIWFVFLGTAYQFVIQRVIEEFRMKRLQKQLHDHIVVCGYGLSGSVAVRELLESGFAPDAIIVIDPQQAVLEAATGLGVAGLLGDPAREDLLQQAQVRKAKAVIISVTDDATAILLTLTVRSIAPDTKIVVRIQEQTYQRQLRQAGANVIVSSTKIGGLLLADAVESDYIVPFINDLLSTRGRVTLLERLAEPHEVGCWSNAVPCAVVVGLVRDGNVLSFYEDPPCLIQAGDVLMVIQSARAE; this is translated from the coding sequence ATGGTTGGCTGCCGCATCAGCCGTCGTAGAATCGGCGGTTCTTTTATCTGGAGCTATCGCGTGCCGCAGAAGCGTCCCAAGTCTCGCCGCTTCCGTTTTTCGCGCCTGCCGCGCGGACCATGGAAAGCCCCCAGCGCCCGCACGTTGTTTACCCGTCCTGCAGCTTCGCCGCAACGCACGCTGCTGCATCGCGTGTATCTAGTGGCCGGGTTATGCGTGCTGGCATTCAGCGTGCTGTATCTCGACCGTGACGGATTGCGCGATGCCAACCGTGAGGTGCTCGGGATTATCGACTTGATGTACTTCACGATGGTGACCGTGGCGACGGTTGGCTATGGCGACATCGTGCCCGTTACCGCTCGTGCCCGCCTGATTGATGCGTTTTTTATTGTGCCGATTCGCATCGTGATCTGGTTTGTGTTTCTGGGCACGGCCTATCAGTTCGTGATTCAACGTGTGATCGAGGAATTTCGCATGAAACGCCTGCAAAAGCAGTTGCATGACCACATTGTGGTGTGCGGTTATGGCCTGAGTGGTTCGGTTGCGGTACGGGAGCTGCTCGAAAGCGGTTTCGCGCCTGACGCGATCATCGTGATTGATCCCCAGCAAGCGGTGCTTGAAGCGGCTACCGGCCTGGGCGTGGCTGGGCTGCTGGGGGACCCGGCCCGTGAAGATCTGCTGCAGCAAGCGCAGGTGCGCAAGGCAAAGGCGGTGATTATCAGCGTGACCGACGATGCCACGGCAATCTTGCTGACACTCACGGTGCGCAGCATTGCGCCAGATACCAAGATCGTGGTGCGCATCCAGGAGCAGACGTATCAGCGGCAGTTGCGCCAGGCTGGGGCGAATGTGATTGTTTCGTCGACGAAAATTGGCGGCTTGCTGCTGGCCGATGCGGTGGAAAGCGATTACATCGTGCCGTTTATCAATGATTTGCTGTCGACGCGCGGCCGGGTCACGCTGCTAGAGCGTCTGGCCGAACCGCATGAGGTGGGTTGCTGGAGTAATGCGGTGCCCTGTGCGGTGGTGGTAGGGCTGGTGCGGGACGGCAACGTGCTGTCGTTTTATGAGGATCCGCCGTGCCTGATTCAGGCTGGCGATGTGCTGATGGTGATTCAGTCAGCGCGGGCGGAATAA
- a CDS encoding helix-turn-helix domain-containing protein, whose translation MVNETPSSDALAVAERVRELMSRHGIGKRRQTTELCRILDLSFSQGHRKLRGNSPWTLAQIKKVAEVFDEPAAQLFGAPSLDPGIVGAVAQEAVFAIGAIELPCTVWVGAALEPGSRPEFVAFTKQDQWRVVRHDGALYQNAHEVHKIEIYPRRAETDQPLIAVVDDDHASADNLRDYLEHNGFAAAAFYSLAAFADALQTQGFDGVVIDWLFGPQTAAEAIRAVRHSENPDAPIFVLTGELLTGKASESEISEVIRHYDVACYEKPARMAILVADLSKRLNHTPAARP comes from the coding sequence ATGGTCAACGAAACTCCCTCATCCGATGCCCTCGCGGTCGCCGAGCGCGTGCGCGAGCTGATGAGCCGTCACGGTATCGGCAAGCGCCGCCAAACCACCGAGTTATGCCGCATCCTCGATTTGAGCTTTTCCCAAGGGCACCGCAAGTTGCGCGGCAATAGCCCCTGGACCCTGGCCCAGATCAAGAAAGTCGCGGAAGTATTCGACGAACCCGCCGCCCAGTTATTTGGCGCGCCGTCGCTCGATCCGGGCATCGTCGGCGCGGTTGCCCAGGAGGCGGTGTTTGCCATTGGTGCCATTGAACTGCCCTGCACGGTGTGGGTTGGCGCGGCGCTCGAACCAGGCAGCCGCCCGGAGTTCGTCGCCTTCACGAAGCAAGATCAGTGGCGTGTGGTGCGGCACGATGGCGCGCTTTATCAGAACGCACATGAAGTTCACAAGATCGAGATCTATCCGCGCCGCGCCGAAACCGATCAACCGCTGATCGCCGTGGTGGATGACGATCACGCCTCCGCTGACAACCTGCGTGACTATCTCGAACACAACGGCTTTGCGGCAGCGGCGTTCTATAGCCTCGCGGCATTCGCCGATGCGTTGCAGACGCAAGGGTTCGATGGCGTGGTGATCGACTGGCTGTTTGGGCCACAGACGGCAGCGGAAGCCATCCGCGCCGTGCGCCACTCAGAAAATCCGGACGCGCCGATTTTCGTGTTAACCGGCGAGCTGCTGACAGGCAAAGCCAGCGAATCCGAAATCAGCGAAGTCATTCGCCATTACGACGTGGCCTGTTACGAAAAACCCGCACGCATGGCCATTCTGGTCGCGGATCTGTCGAAACGGCTCAATCACACTCCTGCTGCGCGCCCCTAA
- a CDS encoding ATP-binding response regulator — translation MLNSAPPPMPGVTPGHRHRRPVLRRLLLVMVWLAALAAPLGAIGYLLYANLLEPETSDQLAAGDGGFVWDATQLQIAYVCLENQLLLYRSGIEPDYVKVMQRYEALQAKLRLMTSQAHLHVGRLMQVQRQKEDMRQLGMRLDSLAPALAALPEDITQADEMIASLHAHGREMDDMARSRRFVDVAERAALNDDFVAKRRLLFISGLGLALLLSAIAALLLVANSRRRTRLIRQQHAALEAEHQASRAARETNLAKDAFLGMISHELRTPLHAIVSSVELLGFNPHSAADRKVIQRLETAARQLEAQMKDLTDYARLGAGKLELRYEQFEPRALLLSIIDEHEPEARAKGLVLTSEAHGATGLVESDPNRIRQIVSNLVTNAIRYTETGSVQVRLVQQAAELSIAVSDTGPGVPVQQIPLVFKAFTQLDTSSSRRFEGAGMGLAIVRGLADLFGGEVEVESRVGEGSTFSVSLPVTPVAVPSAPPAQTSSAVQTPTQLHVLVVDDNQLVRESLCEMVLHMGGTAAAAASATAALAWLETQRCDLVLLDLHMPERDGYAFAAEFRARGGGLAGVPVIAVSAYAPDAPEAGAGDSAELFFDCLLKPVRYDVLRAAVERAMAAARNVT, via the coding sequence ATGCTGAATAGCGCTCCGCCACCTATGCCTGGCGTGACGCCTGGCCATCGGCACCGGCGTCCGGTGTTGCGCCGTTTGCTGCTGGTGATGGTCTGGCTCGCCGCGCTTGCCGCACCATTGGGCGCAATCGGTTATCTGCTTTACGCGAACCTGCTCGAACCTGAAACGAGCGATCAGCTAGCCGCTGGGGATGGTGGTTTTGTCTGGGACGCCACGCAACTTCAGATCGCTTATGTCTGCCTTGAAAATCAGCTTCTGCTGTACCGCAGCGGGATTGAGCCTGATTACGTCAAGGTCATGCAGCGCTACGAGGCGCTGCAGGCGAAGCTGCGCTTGATGACGAGTCAGGCTCATCTGCACGTCGGCCGGTTGATGCAGGTGCAGCGGCAAAAGGAAGATATGCGTCAACTGGGTATGCGGCTGGATAGCCTGGCACCTGCGCTCGCCGCGTTGCCCGAAGACATCACCCAGGCCGACGAGATGATTGCCTCGCTGCATGCCCATGGGCGTGAGATGGACGACATGGCGAGGAGCCGCCGCTTTGTTGATGTGGCTGAACGCGCCGCGCTGAATGACGATTTCGTCGCCAAGCGGCGCTTGTTGTTTATCAGCGGGCTCGGTTTGGCGTTGCTGCTGTCTGCGATTGCTGCGCTGCTCCTCGTGGCGAATAGCCGCCGCCGTACCAGGCTGATCCGTCAGCAGCACGCCGCGCTCGAAGCCGAACATCAGGCTAGCCGTGCCGCGCGCGAAACAAATCTGGCCAAGGATGCGTTCCTCGGGATGATTAGCCATGAGTTGCGCACTCCGTTGCATGCGATTGTGTCGTCAGTGGAGCTGCTGGGTTTTAACCCGCATTCGGCGGCGGACCGCAAGGTGATTCAGCGGCTCGAAACCGCTGCACGGCAGCTAGAAGCGCAGATGAAAGACCTGACCGACTACGCGCGTCTTGGCGCGGGCAAGCTCGAATTGCGCTACGAACAGTTCGAACCGCGGGCGTTATTGCTGTCGATCATTGACGAGCACGAACCTGAAGCACGCGCCAAAGGGCTGGTGCTCACCAGTGAAGCGCATGGTGCGACGGGCTTGGTGGAGTCCGATCCCAACCGGATTAGGCAGATTGTCAGCAATCTGGTGACGAATGCCATCCGCTACACCGAGACTGGTTCAGTGCAGGTGCGGCTGGTGCAGCAGGCTGCTGAGCTGTCGATTGCAGTGAGTGACACTGGCCCTGGCGTGCCGGTGCAGCAGATTCCATTGGTTTTCAAAGCGTTCACCCAGCTCGATACGTCGTCGTCGCGGCGCTTTGAGGGGGCGGGCATGGGGCTGGCGATTGTGCGCGGGCTGGCCGATCTGTTTGGTGGCGAGGTTGAAGTGGAGAGCCGTGTCGGCGAGGGTTCGACGTTCAGCGTGAGCCTGCCGGTGACGCCAGTTGCTGTGCCGTCAGCGCCGCCCGCCCAGACATCTTCCGCGGTGCAAACGCCAACCCAGCTTCATGTGCTGGTGGTGGATGACAACCAGCTCGTGCGTGAGTCGCTTTGCGAAATGGTGCTGCATATGGGGGGAACCGCCGCTGCGGCAGCCAGCGCAACGGCCGCGCTAGCGTGGCTTGAGACGCAGCGATGTGATCTGGTGCTGCTCGATTTGCATATGCCGGAGCGGGATGGCTATGCGTTCGCGGCGGAGTTCCGTGCGCGGGGCGGAGGTTTAGCCGGGGTGCCTGTGATTGCTGTGAGCGCTTATGCCCCTGATGCGCCGGAAGCCGGGGCGGGCGATAGCGCTGAGCTGTTTTTCGACTGCCTGCTTAAGCCCGTGCGCTATGACGTTTTACGTGCTGCCGTAGAGCGGGCGATGGCTGCCGCGCGCAACGTGACGTGA
- a CDS encoding ATP-dependent helicase — translation MARIVPDDWKHLATTGAAARERETLALLEEALPEGYTVYHGVHWTRLNQIDQNFSVFGEADFMVVSPAGRVMLVEQKTGFLRETPAGLVKAHLQTERNVAIALARTSENLHRRFTAAFGAGMYGIEELLYCPDHTIKHAAIAGVNPARIVDATRKQQLAALILAALPADEARLACAPKIHHFLADELALTPDASALIGQAGTLVTRLAGGLATWARRLEFSPFRLRVSGTAGSGKTQLAVQVMKDAVARGQHPLYVCFNRPLADHITRIAPAQATVANYHQLCDWVARDSGHQPDFDASGIFTQLEAAFALAPVSSRWQFDILIVDEGQDFQQPWVAALARLLKPGGAWWWLEDPLQNLYMRASVDLPGWVVLRETTNYRSPRDILDYVREVVGASEPLAAELASGSPFDGSAVALSVYDAALAPDSVIDATKRAITQALGLGFRKQDIAVLSFRGREGSALTALDQLGPHRLRSFTGKYDLFGNPGYREGDVLLESIYRFKGQSAPCVILTEVDFAEFDERVARKLFVGATRATMKLIVVASPRAAAHLRAGGLHAE, via the coding sequence ATGGCCCGCATCGTCCCTGACGACTGGAAGCACCTTGCCACTACCGGCGCGGCCGCGCGTGAACGCGAAACCCTGGCGCTGCTCGAAGAGGCGCTGCCGGAGGGCTACACGGTATACCACGGGGTTCACTGGACGCGTCTCAATCAAATCGACCAAAACTTTTCGGTATTTGGCGAGGCTGATTTCATGGTTGTGAGCCCCGCTGGACGCGTGATGCTGGTCGAACAGAAAACCGGTTTTCTGCGCGAAACGCCCGCTGGCCTGGTCAAAGCGCATTTGCAGACCGAGCGCAATGTGGCGATTGCGCTGGCGCGCACCAGCGAGAATCTGCATCGGCGTTTTACGGCCGCGTTTGGCGCGGGGATGTATGGCATCGAAGAGTTGCTGTATTGCCCAGATCACACGATCAAACATGCTGCTATTGCTGGGGTGAATCCGGCGCGGATTGTCGATGCCACTCGCAAGCAGCAACTCGCAGCGCTAATCCTCGCAGCGCTGCCTGCCGACGAAGCACGCCTGGCCTGTGCGCCGAAAATCCATCATTTTCTGGCTGATGAGCTGGCGCTCACGCCTGATGCGAGTGCGTTGATTGGTCAGGCGGGCACGCTCGTGACGCGCCTCGCGGGCGGGCTGGCGACGTGGGCGCGGCGGCTTGAGTTTTCGCCGTTTCGTTTGCGAGTATCGGGCACCGCTGGTTCAGGTAAGACGCAACTCGCGGTGCAGGTGATGAAAGACGCCGTTGCACGTGGCCAGCATCCGCTGTACGTCTGCTTCAACCGGCCGCTAGCCGATCACATCACACGCATCGCGCCAGCTCAGGCCACAGTGGCGAACTATCACCAGCTCTGCGACTGGGTGGCTCGTGATAGCGGTCATCAGCCTGACTTTGATGCGTCCGGCATCTTCACCCAGCTTGAGGCCGCCTTTGCCCTGGCACCGGTTAGTTCGCGCTGGCAGTTCGACATCCTGATTGTTGATGAGGGCCAGGATTTTCAGCAGCCGTGGGTGGCGGCGCTGGCGCGGTTGCTCAAACCTGGCGGTGCATGGTGGTGGCTTGAAGATCCGCTGCAAAACTTGTACATGCGCGCTAGCGTTGATTTGCCGGGCTGGGTGGTGTTGCGCGAGACCACGAACTATCGCAGCCCGCGCGACATCCTTGATTACGTGCGCGAGGTGGTGGGCGCATCGGAGCCGCTTGCGGCAGAGCTGGCGTCAGGCAGCCCGTTCGATGGCTCGGCGGTTGCGCTGTCGGTGTATGACGCCGCGCTGGCACCAGACAGTGTGATCGACGCGACCAAACGGGCGATCACACAGGCGCTTGGCCTTGGTTTTCGCAAACAGGATATTGCGGTGCTGTCGTTTCGCGGCCGGGAGGGTTCGGCACTGACCGCGCTCGATCAACTAGGCCCGCACCGGCTGCGCAGCTTTACTGGCAAGTACGATTTATTTGGCAATCCAGGTTACCGGGAAGGCGATGTGCTGCTCGAATCCATCTACCGTTTCAAAGGCCAGTCGGCGCCGTGCGTGATTTTGACCGAAGTCGATTTCGCTGAATTCGATGAACGTGTGGCGCGCAAGCTGTTCGTTGGCGCGACGCGGGCGACGATGAAACTGATCGTCGTGGCCTCACCCCGCGCTGCTGCGCATTTGCGCGCGGGAGGGCTGCATGCTGAATAG